The sequence below is a genomic window from Tubulanus polymorphus chromosome 1, tnTubPoly1.2, whole genome shotgun sequence.
TATAGCTGGATCTCTGCCAGTTTTTATAGAAGTTCAACGGGAGATCGGAACCGCTTGGCGCCTACCACATCAAGATCTGTGCGCCGACTTGCCGAATAGATTTATCATTATGGTTAAATGCATTTGAACCAAAGCGATGGGCGACAAGATCGTTAAGCAGAATCCAGGTGGGCTACCGGTGATTCTTCATTAAGTTATTGGTATAGCTAATGCGGCAAATATGTATCATTCAGCGGCGATTATGctcaattaaaatcaattggtTAGCTCTCTTCTGCTCGCTGGAACGCCTGGCGCACGTTGTTCCGCGGTGCATTCCGCGCAGACAGTTCGTCATTTGAGTCATTAAACCAGCCTACCCCAAACCACCGTGGAGTCTTGGCGCCTCGAAATATGTCTCATATGGTGGAACGAAATAGCAATGTTACCGCATTGTAAGAGAACGCAAGGTGGTTTACACACCATTAATCGTCGCTCTTCGCTCTCTATTTTACAGGATGACTTCAATAGGCGTGTTAATGTGCGGTTTCTTTTTCGGACTTTTATTGCTCGTACTGACAGAATCGACGGACATCGGTCGGCGACACCGACGCAAACGCGGCGGTGAGAAGAGGAACGTCATCGAATTGCCGCCGAGTTTACGCGAGAAGATCAAGAACAATCCGCTGAAAGAGCAGCCGAATTTGAGCACGAAAACGACCAGTTTGATCGACGACGTGATACAAGGCAGCCGAAACGCCCGTGTTGTCACGAAAAAGAGCTACTTGAAACGAGAATGGTGCAAAACCGAGCCTTTGAAACAGGTTATCCGAGAAGAGGGCTGCCTGAGGAGCACGATTATGAATCGCTTCTGCTACGGACAATGCAACTCGTTTTTCATTCCGCGCAGCAACAAAAACGATACGCTGGACCCGGAAGCGGCGTTTACGTCGTGCGCATTTTGCAAACCGAAGAAATATTCGTACATCATCGTCACGTTGAGATGTCCGAACAGTAAACCGAAATACAAACGACGTCGCGTAAAACGAGTTAAACAGTGCAAATGTATGGCTCAGATGTTAAACTGACTGAATAAGCgataaaaaatgtatttttaatcGTCTATAGTTTTGTACAACCCCGTCCAAGTTCGCCAAACTGAAAGAACTCGATCGGTAAACACGTGGGATATTGTGCATTATGAGCGTTATGCGTATGAGAACTCTGtgataatttttgttttccagACTAAGATCGTACAATTTCGATTGGCTTTATTCGCTATATTCGCAGAAAGAAACTGTCGAAGACTAATTTTGCGCGCTCTGTGTATATTTTTCCGgcttcatgatttattttacaACGATGTAAGTAAATACATAACCGCGCGGTATATTAATTGGTTTTGCGTGTTTTTGCGTCGCACGACcgtgaaaatatgaaaaaaaaacacgataATATTGCACGTTCTAAATTTGGCTAAAACAGTTTACATATCGGCGGCAAAGCGCTATAGCAAGTCTGGCTGACGCCATGTCTACGGTTCATTACTTCAGGTAATCGGTCGTGCCGCCACACAGGTATATAGACTATCAATAGGtgcactctctctctctctcttacaAGCGAAAGTACACACCTATTGGCCATGAGTTTCAATATCACGCTCTACTCGTGCTCGTCATAGGTTACGAATTCAGGGGCAGTTCTAAGAAAATTTGAAGACAGGGATCTATAAGAAATGACTGTAATCTGTAATTTCTGAGATGATGAGTGTCAATTTTACAGGTTTTAACTTTATTTCGGTTGGTCTTGATGAAAAGGGCAACCTCAATAGGAAGGCAGGGGTGACCCCGAgaccaccttctacatccgcCTCTGAATTATGTAAGAAAATGAGAATCGATATTAATTGTATAAATCCTTGTACGTATAGCGACGTCTCTCTCCTCGaatatgtatttgatttgatcGTTACTGAAGATCACTGTAATTTAAAAACgatagaatcattatttataacttgtgtaaaatattcattgaattgtgaaaatatattcatgcaTTTTTCTTTGCGCTAAAGTTTTGATAATGTTCAACAATTAGCTATCCTTGCGATATATTTTAGTGCCGCATATTCGTAGAATAGGCCTATCGTAAATTTGACGGTAAAAGGCCTGTGCGTGTTAAATCTAGTGTTCAACGACCGCACCATCGGGctacttttttcaaatcaacgGCAAGAAACGTGTTATTATCTTCATCAATGTTGAATGGGTTGTCTGCGATAGAAATTATAGTCTTTGGCGCCAATGGCTATAAACAATAAACGATCAGATGCCGATACCATTTCGGAAAATATTCCTGCGTGAAAATCCATCTATATatagtttttggcctgaattttattgattttaacaaaattcaatttttgcgAAAGCATGTATTTAGAACACGGAAAGTCGATAAGTGTTAAAAGATAAATTCTTTCTTGTACAGACAAATAACTTATTGACTTATTtgtagaaaaattaaattctgTGGGCTTgtacaataataacatttaatgctttgaatatatatatatatatccgaCGTGTTGTAAATTTCACAGTggtgtatatgtatgtaaattatgtaaattaAAGATGAAAAGACGCTCAAGTGTCTTTGATGATGTTCGCACTTGAATAACTCGACTGTGTTCTCTATTTGACTCGTATGCATTCTACCGCCACCGGAGTCTCCCCGAGCTGTTTGTAGAAATTATATTGGAGTTATGAGATAAGATAGGACACCGGAGCACCACGGCATTCCTTCTACATATTTGGACGCGCGGACACACAGAAGTTCGATATCGGAAATGACTTGCAGCAGCGGGTCGCCTCCGATGTAACAGTTCGTCTTTTCCCCGAATATTGGTGTAATCCTCATTTCCTCATTTCGATGATACAGTGAAACCTCGTTTTAACGACCTCGAATAcaatgataaatttgttttaaaaaacatagaatttcgtttttcaaaaagacaatcttaacaatttcaaatatattacgaATTATACCCATCAGTTAAAACGAACATGATCATGATATCCTCTGGTCCTGatgttcgttgtaacgaggttccactcaCTGTATTCATAGCGAATATGTTCTCCATAATTCGATGGGCGTCGGATATAAAATGTCAACACGAATCCGACATACACGGCAACCCTGCCCTTCCGAAGTCTGCCCGAAGGTGTTGGTAGCACACGTCTGCTAGGTCGCTACAATGCTACCCGAGAAAGTATTGTGTAAAAGGAGACACTAAAATAGGTAAAATATAACTGCAACCGGATTACAACAAACCAAAGAAGTAGTCAACGACACGACAGATCTTTGAGAAACTTtccatatatttttttttcaatgagcaATGGTCTAAATAACACTTTCATGTAAAAACGCTACGATAAGAGAaccatacatgtatatatataaacgtTTCTTCGATAAATGAATCCACACGCTCCTCTGCTCGGCATAATTCttataaaaaaaagaactgaTAATCGAATTGATAATAACAATATCAATCTTGCAAGGAGACTGAGACTAAAGAGAAAGTTTGGTGGAAGATACTAATCGTTTGCATATCATTATATAATAGGATTTTAACactaattataaatcacatatcaatatttcaataataataataattataattgtaataattaacataataaataatgatcaTCGATATCGAAAATGATTAATCAATACGCTCATCATAACTTAAATATCTCAAAGAACATAGTACACATCTCGCCGTGAAAAAACTCCCGAAACaactatatacatatatataacatatataaataaaccCATTCGTCAACAAACAAcgaaataaatatctaaagGTCGgcgtaattatttttttttcgtttactAGAGATTCTTGAATGCAACTTCGACCGAAGCTTTCGCGAGTTTTTCAGGCTGTAAGCAACGTCGAAACGCTA
It includes:
- the LOC141911995 gene encoding gremlin-2-like, with protein sequence MTSIGVLMCGFFFGLLLLVLTESTDIGRRHRRKRGGEKRNVIELPPSLREKIKNNPLKEQPNLSTKTTSLIDDVIQGSRNARVVTKKSYLKREWCKTEPLKQVIREEGCLRSTIMNRFCYGQCNSFFIPRSNKNDTLDPEAAFTSCAFCKPKKYSYIIVTLRCPNSKPKYKRRRVKRVKQCKCMAQMLN